In a genomic window of Nitrosarchaeum sp.:
- a CDS encoding inositol monophosphatase family protein: MEIIEILRNVSKMIYENVKDLAGTDNAAGNFGIGAGGDISRNIDIIAEKTVLDYLKEIKFDCIVLGEECGRVELSDNPKGFIIMDAIDGSANAVRGVPFFCSSLAFATEDRLSAITDGVITNLSNGDMYWASKDKGAFMNGLKIKVHDKDPIYKIIGVNTSGASSELMEQLQPIFEKHSHIRHFGANALEMAFFARGLMDVFIDLREKIRIQDIAAGYIIVKEAGGLLLDAKLNPLDADLSYKTRISFIAAANQKIIDDVILQIKK, from the coding sequence ATGGAAATAATTGAAATTCTTCGCAATGTTTCAAAAATGATTTATGAAAACGTTAAAGATTTGGCAGGTACAGATAATGCCGCAGGAAATTTTGGGATTGGTGCAGGAGGAGATATTTCACGTAATATTGACATTATTGCTGAAAAAACAGTATTAGATTATCTTAAAGAAATTAAATTTGACTGTATTGTATTAGGCGAAGAATGTGGCAGAGTAGAACTATCTGATAATCCTAAAGGGTTTATCATTATGGATGCAATTGATGGTTCTGCTAATGCTGTAAGAGGAGTTCCATTTTTTTGTAGTTCGTTAGCATTTGCAACCGAAGATAGGTTAAGTGCCATTACAGATGGAGTAATAACAAATCTATCAAATGGAGATATGTATTGGGCGTCTAAAGATAAGGGCGCATTTATGAATGGATTAAAAATCAAGGTTCATGATAAAGACCCAATTTACAAAATTATTGGAGTAAACACTTCTGGAGCATCGTCTGAATTGATGGAACAATTACAACCGATATTTGAGAAGCATAGTCACATTAGACATTTTGGAGCAAATGCATTAGAAATGGCTTTTTTTGCAAGAGGGTTAATGGATGTTTTTATTGATTTAAGAGAGAAAATTAGAATTCAAGACATTGCAGCAGGATACATAATAGTAAAAGAAGCAGGAGGTTTACTTTTGGATGCGAAATTGAATCCACTTGATGCAGATCTTAGTTACAAAACAAGAATATCATTTATTGCAGCAGCGAATCAAAAAATTATCGACGATGTTATTTTACAAATTAAAAAATAA
- a CDS encoding succinate dehydrogenase/fumarate reductase flavoprotein subunit: MVESLEFDLIICGSGLAGLRAAIEAARKNSKIKIGIVSKLQVMRSHSVSAEGGTAAVLFEDEGDTIESHIYDTVKGSDFLADQDVAERLCVEMPKEIYQLDHWGMPWSRRKDGRIGQRNFGGYSFPRATYASDKVGFFEMQTLYDTCQKFENIEYLNEWFATSIIHDGKRFMGITAIELSSGTFYSVKGKALIIATGGAGRLYSFSTYALSSTPDGLDMALRAGMALKDMEFVQFHPTGILPSGILITEGARGEGGYLLNNKGERFMKKYAGEKMELAPRDIVSRAMMTEMSEGRGFKHETGVNCMKLDLRHLGDEKIKEKLGGIREISIKFSGLDPSTDILDVRPVCHYMMGGIHTDIDGATELQGVWAAGEAACNSVHGSNRLGANSTSECIVWGKITGSLAVDYIEKYDSSTSWPHHLVAAEEKRIYDGIFRGNGDANPYEVKQELTDVMNDKAYVFRNEKNLVEGLKKIRQLKEQTWKHVDDKANEYNTNFSNVMELDSMFRVAEIVLLGAINRKESRGAHARTDYPKRDDANFLHHTLAYYDPQEPIMKTHPVTITKYQPVERKY; encoded by the coding sequence ATGGTCGAATCTCTTGAATTTGATTTGATAATATGCGGATCTGGATTGGCTGGTCTAAGGGCAGCTATAGAAGCAGCAAGGAAGAATTCAAAAATCAAAATTGGAATTGTTTCAAAACTACAAGTTATGCGTTCTCATTCTGTATCTGCAGAAGGTGGAACAGCAGCTGTTCTTTTTGAAGATGAAGGTGATACTATTGAATCTCATATTTATGATACAGTGAAGGGAAGTGATTTTCTTGCTGATCAAGATGTTGCTGAGAGACTTTGTGTGGAGATGCCAAAAGAAATTTATCAATTGGATCATTGGGGAATGCCTTGGTCTAGACGAAAAGATGGAAGAATAGGACAAAGAAATTTTGGTGGTTATAGTTTTCCAAGAGCTACATATGCATCTGATAAAGTTGGTTTCTTTGAAATGCAAACTTTGTATGATACATGTCAAAAATTTGAAAATATTGAATATCTCAACGAATGGTTTGCAACATCAATTATTCATGATGGAAAACGATTTATGGGAATTACTGCAATTGAGCTTTCATCTGGCACATTTTATTCCGTTAAAGGTAAAGCTCTAATCATTGCAACTGGCGGAGCTGGAAGACTGTACAGTTTCTCAACTTATGCATTATCTTCAACTCCAGATGGTTTGGATATGGCATTACGTGCAGGTATGGCCCTTAAAGACATGGAATTTGTTCAATTTCATCCAACTGGTATCTTACCTTCGGGAATATTGATCACTGAAGGTGCAAGGGGTGAGGGAGGATATTTGCTAAATAACAAAGGTGAACGATTTATGAAAAAATATGCTGGTGAAAAAATGGAATTAGCTCCACGTGATATTGTTTCAAGAGCTATGATGACAGAAATGAGTGAAGGACGTGGATTCAAACATGAAACTGGCGTTAATTGCATGAAACTTGATTTACGACATCTTGGAGATGAAAAAATTAAAGAAAAATTAGGAGGTATCCGAGAAATTTCTATTAAATTTTCAGGATTAGATCCTTCAACCGATATACTTGATGTTAGACCTGTATGTCATTACATGATGGGCGGAATTCATACTGATATCGACGGTGCTACTGAACTTCAAGGTGTATGGGCTGCAGGTGAGGCAGCATGTAATAGCGTTCATGGTTCAAATCGACTTGGAGCAAATTCTACTTCTGAGTGTATAGTATGGGGTAAAATTACTGGCAGTTTAGCAGTTGATTATATTGAAAAATATGATTCCTCCACTTCTTGGCCTCATCACTTAGTTGCAGCCGAGGAAAAAAGAATCTATGATGGAATATTTCGAGGTAACGGTGATGCTAATCCATATGAGGTTAAACAAGAACTAACTGATGTTATGAATGATAAAGCATATGTTTTTAGAAATGAAAAAAATCTAGTTGAAGGATTAAAGAAAATACGTCAACTAAAAGAACAAACTTGGAAGCATGTAGATGACAAAGCCAATGAATACAATACTAACTTTTCAAATGTGATGGAACTAGATTCGATGTTTCGTGTTGCAGAAATTGTTTTGCTTGGAGCAATTAATAGAAAAGAATCACGTGGTGCACATGCAAGAACTGATTATCCCAAACGTGATGATGCAAACTTTTTACATCATACTTTAGCCTATTATGATCCTCAAGAACCAATTATGAAAACACATCCGGTAACAATTACTAAATATCAACCAGTAGAGAGGAAATATTAG
- the argH gene encoding argininosuccinate lyase, whose product MYRSRLNTDLSDLTLDYVSSIKDDYQIALYDILGSQAHTLMLYETQIITKNDTKKILSALESLKNEKFDVLTEAEDIHELIETLVIKKAGITSGGKMHTARSRNDQVSLDIRMKIRDDINIICNCLLDTIEALVSLAKNHQKTIMPLYTHLQQAQAGLFSHYLIAQADVLFRDFDRLYVAFSHVNQSPLGAGPVGGTSIAIDRHSTAKMLGFDSVLENSLDATSTRDFVAEYVSMIAILMTNLSRISEDFIIWSTSEFSFIELADEFTSPSSVMPQKKNPDILELTRGKTAEVIGNLTAILTTIKGLASGYGRDLQQIKSSIWSTSKISISALLILKSILLTLHVNEKEMKKATESGYLVALDIAEKLVQNGIPFRTTHKIAGGLVQLAHQYNKSLNKLNAKEISKIAQDAKITPNLIMKIIESTTITSSLKERKSFGSSGYDEQKRMIEDRMKKINSYRINATKRYNDITKALDDLSDKVIELIK is encoded by the coding sequence ATGTATCGTTCTCGTCTTAATACCGATTTGAGTGATCTTACTTTAGATTATGTTTCATCGATTAAAGATGATTATCAAATAGCACTTTATGATATTCTGGGAAGTCAAGCTCATACTCTGATGTTATATGAAACACAAATTATTACAAAAAATGATACAAAAAAAATTCTTTCAGCATTAGAATCTCTAAAAAATGAAAAGTTTGATGTTTTAACTGAAGCCGAAGACATTCATGAATTAATTGAAACACTAGTTATCAAAAAAGCAGGAATTACAAGTGGTGGAAAAATGCATACTGCACGTTCCCGAAATGATCAGGTTTCTTTAGATATTCGAATGAAAATTCGTGATGATATTAACATTATTTGTAATTGCTTACTTGATACTATTGAAGCACTTGTATCTCTAGCAAAAAATCACCAAAAAACAATAATGCCTCTTTACACACATCTACAACAAGCTCAAGCTGGCTTATTTTCACATTATCTGATAGCTCAGGCTGATGTATTGTTTAGGGACTTTGATCGTCTTTATGTTGCATTTAGTCATGTTAATCAAAGTCCATTAGGTGCAGGACCTGTTGGAGGAACTAGTATTGCAATCGATCGACATAGCACTGCCAAAATGTTAGGATTTGATAGTGTTTTAGAAAATTCTCTAGACGCAACTAGCACACGTGATTTCGTTGCTGAATATGTTTCAATGATAGCAATACTGATGACTAATCTAAGTAGAATTTCTGAAGATTTTATTATCTGGTCAACGTCTGAATTTTCCTTTATAGAACTTGCAGATGAATTCACATCTCCATCAAGCGTAATGCCTCAAAAGAAAAATCCCGATATATTGGAATTAACAAGAGGAAAAACTGCAGAAGTAATTGGAAATCTTACTGCGATCCTAACTACAATCAAAGGATTGGCTTCTGGATATGGACGTGATCTGCAACAAATTAAATCATCTATTTGGTCTACATCTAAAATTTCTATAAGCGCATTATTGATTTTAAAATCTATTCTTCTTACATTACATGTTAATGAAAAAGAAATGAAAAAGGCAACTGAATCTGGTTATCTTGTTGCACTTGATATTGCAGAAAAATTAGTTCAGAATGGAATTCCATTTCGAACAACTCATAAAATTGCAGGAGGCTTGGTACAATTAGCACATCAATACAACAAATCTCTGAATAAGCTCAATGCAAAAGAAATTTCAAAAATTGCACAAGATGCTAAAATCACTCCTAATCTTATAATGAAAATTATTGAATCCACAACAATTACATCTTCTCTAAAGGAAAGAAAGTCCTTTGGTTCTTCGGGATATGATGAGCAAAAGAGAATGATTGAAGATCGTATGAAGAAAATTAATAGTTATAGAATCAATGCAACAAAACGATATAATGATATCACTAAGGCATTAGATGATCTATCTGACAAAGTTATTGAATTGATAAAATAG
- a CDS encoding succinate dehydrogenase: MTDQDEHKEGIGGMINPRRYGIERVAYLLMRLSGLGLLAYFIGHIYETSSILKGQVGWNEFLALTQTNEGHAILAIVIAMCVFHTVNGIRVMLGHGGVGVGKPARPDYPYIPASQNIRHKMGIYSAIILAAIAMMYGLAVMFGE; this comes from the coding sequence ATGACTGATCAAGATGAACACAAAGAGGGCATTGGTGGAATGATCAATCCTCGAAGATATGGCATCGAAAGAGTAGCATATCTATTAATGCGATTAAGTGGGTTGGGGTTACTGGCATATTTTATTGGTCATATCTATGAAACTAGTTCAATTTTAAAAGGTCAAGTTGGATGGAATGAATTTCTTGCATTAACACAAACCAACGAAGGTCATGCCATTTTAGCTATAGTTATCGCAATGTGTGTTTTCCACACTGTCAATGGAATTAGAGTTATGCTTGGACATGGAGGAGTTGGAGTAGGCAAACCTGCTAGACCTGATTATCCATACATTCCAGCCTCTCAAAACATTAGACACAAAATGGGAATCTATTCTGCAATAATACTTGCCGCAATTGCAATGATGTATGGACTCGCGGTAATGTTTGGTGAATAA
- a CDS encoding succinate dehydrogenase/fumarate reductase iron-sulfur subunit has protein sequence MAQAPSLAEKNTMKKITLRIARFNPANDDAKKFMEFNISYEKWTTVLEAILDVKQHFDHSIAVRYSCRQATCGSCGMIINGKPRLACFTKISELNSNVVTVEPMNNFPIIRDLAVKFERLFDTHHKVKPYLIRDDTEISSSTKEFLQTPEELEQYIQFSNCIKCGLCNSACPTMATDSSFVGPQALAQAYRYVADSRDKGKDERLKIIDDSHGIWRCHFAGSCSQVCPKGVDPAMGIQLLRGYMLGFRS, from the coding sequence ATGGCACAGGCACCTAGTTTGGCAGAAAAAAATACTATGAAAAAAATTACTTTACGTATTGCAAGGTTTAATCCTGCAAATGATGATGCCAAAAAATTTATGGAATTCAATATTTCATACGAAAAATGGACAACTGTATTAGAAGCAATTCTTGATGTTAAACAACATTTTGATCATTCTATTGCAGTTAGATATTCTTGCAGACAAGCTACATGTGGCTCATGTGGAATGATTATTAACGGAAAGCCTAGATTGGCATGTTTTACAAAAATTAGCGAGCTGAATTCAAATGTTGTAACCGTTGAACCAATGAATAACTTTCCAATCATTCGTGATCTTGCAGTAAAGTTTGAACGATTATTTGATACACATCATAAAGTAAAACCATATCTGATTCGTGATGATACTGAAATTTCAAGTAGCACAAAAGAATTTCTTCAAACTCCTGAAGAACTAGAACAATATATCCAATTCTCAAATTGTATTAAATGTGGATTATGCAACTCTGCATGTCCTACAATGGCAACAGACTCTTCGTTTGTAGGCCCTCAGGCATTAGCCCAAGCATATCGATATGTCGCTGATAGTAGGGATAAAGGTAAAGATGAGCGCCTAAAAATTATTGATGACTCTCACGGTATTTGGAGGTGTCATTTTGCAGGCTCGTGTAGTCAAGTATGTCCAAAAGGAGTAGATCCTGCTATGGGTATTCAATTACTCCGTGGTTACATGTTGGGATTTAGAAGTTAA
- a CDS encoding metal-sulfur cluster assembly factor, with the protein MSLDIKQLRVKIFDELSKIVDPEINTSITDLELIDEVDINSNNVKVDLHLTSPFCPAVFGFKICQDIHDNLLKVDGIDDVKVNVSNHFMAEQINNQVNNSPNPKKKN; encoded by the coding sequence ATGAGTCTAGATATCAAACAACTTAGAGTGAAAATTTTTGATGAGTTATCAAAAATTGTAGATCCTGAAATCAATACATCAATTACCGATTTAGAATTAATTGATGAAGTTGATATCAATAGTAATAATGTCAAAGTAGATTTGCATCTAACTAGTCCATTTTGTCCTGCAGTTTTTGGATTTAAAATCTGTCAAGATATACACGATAATCTTTTGAAAGTAGATGGAATTGACGATGTTAAAGTAAATGTTTCAAATCACTTTATGGCAGAACAAATTAACAATCAAGTAAATAACAGCCCTAATCCAAAAAAGAAAAATTAA
- a CDS encoding glutamyl-tRNA reductase: MSEINFDIINARVTFKNVPLHSLARFRFNDLKVACETFKKIPGVAECIIIQTASRVEIFTVSNLETGDTPDGRRVEGKALVLNQIKETWESLSELEQIDIDHFDQTLEVYKGTDVYLNLLRLACGLESVVIGKEEILNEIKAALSHAKEINVSGDILNKLFENIIRIASRIRETTGISKNVISLGDVSVKIVDEKAGLDAKKRILLIGTGESAARVAKTLNKKGFAFDVTSKTIERSTGFSKILGGKPIVFEEVLSGFDKYDIVFVATTADYFLITFDRIKLVMEEKKKGTLILDLSDPRTVDEGITALPGIKLLFRDQIAEIYEENVKSRIGMIPAVEKIIEKEVPILEATMKHITA; the protein is encoded by the coding sequence TTGAGCGAAATTAATTTTGATATTATTAATGCAAGGGTAACTTTCAAAAATGTACCGCTTCACTCCTTAGCACGATTTAGATTCAATGATCTTAAAGTTGCATGTGAAACTTTTAAGAAAATTCCAGGTGTTGCAGAATGTATAATAATTCAAACTGCAAGTCGAGTTGAAATATTTACCGTAAGTAATCTGGAAACAGGAGATACACCTGACGGAAGAAGAGTTGAAGGAAAAGCGTTAGTTTTAAATCAAATCAAAGAAACTTGGGAGTCTCTATCTGAACTTGAGCAAATTGATATTGATCATTTTGATCAAACACTTGAAGTTTACAAAGGTACTGATGTCTATCTTAATTTGTTAAGACTAGCTTGCGGTTTGGAATCAGTAGTAATTGGTAAAGAAGAAATATTGAATGAGATTAAAGCTGCACTTTCACATGCAAAGGAAATTAACGTCTCAGGAGATATTTTGAACAAATTATTTGAAAATATTATTAGAATTGCTTCACGAATTAGAGAAACCACTGGTATTAGTAAAAATGTCATATCTCTCGGTGATGTTTCTGTGAAAATTGTAGATGAAAAAGCAGGTTTGGATGCTAAGAAACGTATTCTTCTAATTGGTACAGGAGAATCTGCTGCTAGAGTCGCTAAAACTCTAAATAAAAAAGGATTTGCGTTTGATGTTACAAGCAAAACAATTGAGCGATCAACAGGTTTTTCTAAAATATTGGGAGGTAAACCGATTGTATTTGAAGAAGTTTTATCAGGTTTTGATAAATATGATATTGTTTTTGTTGCAACGACTGCAGATTATTTCTTAATTACTTTTGATAGGATAAAATTAGTTATGGAAGAAAAAAAGAAAGGTACACTAATTTTAGATTTATCCGATCCAAGAACAGTCGATGAAGGAATAACGGCGTTACCTGGAATTAAATTATTATTCAGAGATCAAATTGCTGAGATATATGAAGAAAATGTAAAATCTCGAATTGGAATGATTCCTGCTGTAGAAAAAATTATTGAAAAAGAAGTACCAATTCTAGAAGCAACAATGAAACACATTACTGCATAA
- a CDS encoding AAA family ATPase, with product MWSEKYRPQNISDMIGNEESRSSIIEWFTKWKKGTKPLLLVGPPGIGKTTIAYLTAKQFQYDMVGLNASDVRSKSRINEILSPVLGNVSILGLPMIFIDEVDGIHGRGDYGGAEALIEILKEPTVPIVLAANSDSSDKMKSIKKVVKTISFKPIPPRLLKIYLENILKKENVTLSHGSIIKVIDRSRGDIRSMINLTQSLVTGFNPQTEKSFENINVEDGINAFFKANSFDEARGVLYSMQIDPRLKIDAFYSSIVTSNLDNKTLAKLLEIISEADMLYGKIMETQNWRLLRYLNEILIRLYRNDERIRYSQYNLSWPLLNRIRWDGKKIKALSSIMAKTLHLSSSTFVTICLPYVLFCIKNKKLQLDLEETFGDVIEKEIELIK from the coding sequence ATGTGGTCTGAAAAATATAGACCTCAGAATATTTCTGATATGATTGGCAATGAAGAATCACGATCTTCCATAATTGAGTGGTTCACTAAATGGAAAAAAGGTACAAAGCCCCTTTTGTTAGTTGGCCCCCCAGGAATTGGCAAGACAACTATTGCATATCTTACAGCAAAACAATTTCAATACGATATGGTTGGATTGAATGCAAGTGATGTAAGAAGTAAATCTAGAATTAACGAAATACTTTCACCTGTACTAGGTAATGTTAGCATATTGGGCTTACCTATGATCTTCATTGATGAAGTTGATGGTATTCATGGACGAGGCGATTATGGTGGAGCAGAAGCATTAATTGAGATTTTAAAGGAACCCACTGTACCAATAGTATTAGCTGCAAATTCTGACTCATCTGATAAAATGAAAAGTATCAAAAAAGTTGTTAAGACTATATCTTTCAAACCAATTCCCCCACGTCTTTTGAAAATTTATCTTGAAAATATTTTAAAAAAAGAAAATGTGACGCTTAGTCATGGTTCTATAATAAAAGTAATTGATAGATCCCGAGGTGATATTCGTTCTATGATTAATCTAACACAGTCTCTAGTAACTGGATTTAATCCACAAACTGAAAAATCGTTTGAAAATATTAATGTAGAAGATGGAATTAATGCATTTTTTAAAGCAAATTCATTTGATGAAGCGAGGGGAGTTTTGTATTCTATGCAAATTGATCCGAGATTAAAAATAGATGCATTTTACTCAAGTATTGTTACAAGTAATTTAGATAACAAAACACTCGCAAAACTATTAGAAATTATTTCTGAAGCTGATATGCTTTATGGAAAAATTATGGAAACTCAAAATTGGAGATTATTACGTTATCTGAATGAAATTTTGATTAGATTATATCGAAATGATGAACGAATCAGATACTCGCAATACAATCTTTCATGGCCACTTCTAAATCGGATTAGATGGGATGGGAAAAAAATTAAGGCTTTATCTTCCATCATGGCAAAAACATTACATCTTTCTTCTAGTACATTTGTTACAATATGTCTACCATACGTCTTATTTTGTATAAAAAATAAAAAACTACAATTAGATTTAGAAGAAACTTTTGGTGATGTAATAGAAAAGGAGATTGAATTAATTAAATGA
- a CDS encoding DUF1059 domain-containing protein, producing MAKLKCSDYGFECEFVSEGEIEQVIEEFGKHTEDIHGIDYSKEALMQFILRKK from the coding sequence ATGGCTAAACTAAAATGCAGTGATTATGGTTTTGAGTGTGAATTTGTATCAGAAGGCGAAATAGAACAAGTAATTGAAGAATTTGGAAAACATACTGAAGACATACATGGAATAGATTATTCAAAAGAAGCCCTAATGCAATTTATTCTTAGAAAAAAATAA
- a CDS encoding ferredoxin--NADP reductase has protein sequence MVVEHKAKITYMQLLKEDLVVIRLVPNDGMPKYTTGQFLTIGLPIPSEQKVVRRAYSIASHPENRDYFEFVIRWVRKPLPGRVTTELFYANVGDEVYLGDPTGNALLIDDKLSNGQPDNRRIVCVGGGTGLAPFIAFAKHLHDTGDKREIIVLHGASYVDELSYKELLTNYENESIERGKDQWNFRYRAAISRPKEFFNRSWAGHVGRVESFFKPNKNGVSPLEEMVGEEITTANTKVYICGYQGTIDGVIEYLGPKGFVTKEEKRKDGSYEIKYESYG, from the coding sequence ATGGTAGTAGAACATAAAGCTAAGATTACTTACATGCAATTACTTAAAGAAGATCTAGTTGTTATTCGTCTAGTTCCAAATGATGGAATGCCAAAATATACTACAGGTCAATTTCTAACTATCGGACTACCAATACCATCAGAGCAAAAGGTTGTTCGAAGAGCATATTCTATTGCATCCCATCCTGAAAATCGAGATTATTTTGAATTTGTAATTAGATGGGTAAGAAAACCTTTGCCAGGTCGTGTTACTACTGAATTATTTTATGCCAATGTTGGTGATGAAGTATATTTGGGTGATCCTACAGGCAATGCTTTACTAATCGATGATAAATTATCAAATGGTCAACCTGATAATAGACGAATTGTTTGTGTAGGTGGTGGAACCGGTCTTGCCCCATTCATTGCTTTTGCTAAACATCTACATGATACTGGAGACAAAAGAGAGATCATTGTTTTACATGGTGCAAGCTATGTTGATGAGCTAAGTTACAAAGAATTACTAACAAATTATGAAAATGAAAGTATTGAAAGAGGAAAAGATCAATGGAATTTTAGATATAGAGCAGCAATTAGCAGACCTAAAGAATTTTTCAATAGATCATGGGCAGGTCATGTTGGAAGAGTAGAATCATTTTTCAAACCTAATAAAAATGGTGTTTCGCCATTAGAAGAAATGGTTGGAGAAGAAATTACAACTGCAAATACCAAAGTCTACATTTGCGGTTATCAAGGTACAATTGATGGAGTTATTGAATACTTGGGACCAAAAGGATTTGTAACAAAGGAAGAAAAACGTAAAGATGGAAGTTATGAAATAAAGTATGAATCATACGGATAA
- a CDS encoding succinate dehydrogenase: protein MRESIIMKIHYGTALAAVALVAVHILMRLTQGFAESLEYESVIANYKFLPYAGMLEIILILLSIHGFNGLRVILLELKQGRRYEKAVSYGCVVAMIALIAYGSRTIIMVNTGMM from the coding sequence ATGAGAGAAAGTATTATTATGAAAATACATTATGGAACTGCTCTAGCAGCAGTGGCACTAGTTGCAGTTCACATATTGATGCGTCTTACACAAGGATTTGCAGAATCTTTGGAATATGAAAGCGTAATTGCAAACTACAAATTCTTACCATATGCTGGTATGCTTGAAATAATTTTAATCCTACTATCTATTCATGGATTTAATGGATTAAGAGTAATTCTACTAGAATTGAAACAAGGTAGAAGATATGAAAAGGCAGTTTCATATGGATGCGTTGTTGCTATGATTGCATTAATCGCATATGGTTCACGAACAATAATAATGGTTAATACGGGGATGATGTAG
- a CDS encoding acyl-CoA carboxylase subunit beta: MHFEKIDEYSKINKISLQGGGQDKIKDQHDKGKLTARDRINLLLDVGTFTEIDPLTTHHYYEYDMQNKKFYTDGVVGGYGTVNGRQIFVFAYDFTVLGGTLSQMGAKKITKLMDHAITTGCPIIGIMDSGGARIQEGIMSLDGFADIFYHNQLASGVIPQITASIGPSAGGSVYSPAMTDFVIMVDKVGTMFVTGPDVVKTVLGEEISFDDLGGAMTHGVKSGVAHFVAKNEYECMDYIKKLISYLPQNNTEEPPKIKTDDDPNRLDHNLINIIPDNPLQPYDMKEIINSVVDNHEFFEIHELFAPNVVVGYGRLNGKVVGIVANQPMHLAGALDIDSSNKAARFIRFCDAFNIPIITFVDTPGYMPGSNQEHNGIIRHGSKLLYAYCEATVPRITLVIGKAYGGAYIAMGSKNLRTDVNYAWPTARCAVLGAEAAVKIMYRKELTTTKDPESLKKQLISEFSEKFENPYVAASHGTIDNVIDPAETRPMLIKALEMLANKRAKHLPRKHGNINL, translated from the coding sequence ATGCACTTTGAAAAAATCGATGAATACTCTAAGATAAATAAAATATCATTGCAGGGTGGAGGACAGGATAAAATCAAAGATCAACATGATAAAGGAAAATTAACTGCCCGAGATAGAATTAATCTCTTATTAGATGTAGGCACTTTTACTGAAATTGATCCTCTCACAACTCATCATTATTATGAATATGACATGCAGAACAAAAAATTCTACACTGATGGGGTAGTTGGCGGCTATGGAACAGTTAACGGTAGACAGATCTTTGTATTTGCTTATGATTTCACTGTACTTGGTGGTACGTTAAGTCAAATGGGAGCTAAAAAAATTACCAAATTAATGGATCATGCAATCACTACTGGCTGTCCTATTATTGGCATAATGGATTCAGGAGGAGCAAGAATTCAAGAAGGTATAATGAGTCTTGATGGTTTTGCCGATATCTTTTATCATAATCAATTAGCTTCTGGTGTTATTCCACAAATTACTGCAAGTATCGGCCCTTCTGCAGGTGGGTCTGTTTATTCTCCAGCAATGACGGATTTTGTTATTATGGTTGACAAAGTAGGAACAATGTTTGTTACTGGACCAGATGTAGTAAAAACTGTTTTAGGCGAAGAAATTTCATTTGATGATTTAGGTGGTGCAATGACACATGGTGTAAAAAGTGGTGTTGCTCATTTTGTTGCAAAAAATGAATACGAATGCATGGATTATATAAAAAAACTAATCTCATATCTACCACAAAATAATACTGAAGAACCACCAAAAATTAAAACTGATGATGATCCAAATAGACTTGATCACAATTTGATCAATATCATTCCTGATAATCCTTTACAACCATATGATATGAAAGAAATCATTAATTCTGTTGTTGACAATCATGAATTTTTTGAAATTCATGAATTATTTGCACCAAATGTTGTTGTTGGTTATGGTAGACTCAACGGTAAAGTTGTTGGTATTGTTGCCAATCAACCAATGCATCTTGCAGGTGCACTTGATATTGATTCATCAAACAAAGCAGCTAGATTCATTCGATTTTGTGATGCATTCAATATCCCAATAATTACATTTGTTGATACACCTGGCTACATGCCAGGTTCTAATCAAGAGCATAATGGTATCATCAGACATGGTAGTAAACTTCTTTATGCTTATTGTGAGGCCACCGTTCCGAGAATTACTCTCGTAATTGGAAAAGCATATGGTGGTGCCTACATAGCTATGGGAAGTAAAAATCTAAGAACCGACGTGAATTACGCATGGCCAACAGCTAGATGTGCCGTATTAGGTGCTGAAGCAGCTGTGAAAATCATGTATAGAAAAGAATTAACAACTACAAAAGATCCCGAATCTCTTAAAAAACAGCTAATTAGTGAATTCTCAGAAAAATTTGAAAACCCATACGTTGCTGCATCTCATGGTACTATTGATAATGTAATTGATCCAGCTGAAACACGACCTATGTTGATCAAAGCATTAGAAATGCTTGCAAACAAAAGAGCAAAACATCTTCCAAGAAAACATGGAAATATCAATTTGTGA